ggttttcgtttttttttttaacgataaACAAGTGAGATATAGCAATTGTTTGATAAAGGACTTTGCCAACGTAGCAAAgataattaagtcataaattcttaaaagatgGAAATCTcgtaaaaattatttgttttttagtGGTGTGATCCTTTAAAGATTCTTTGAAGATTATAGATATAATATCATAAATAAACACGTGTCACTTGATAAATGGTGATATTGTAAGAGATAATTTTGATATAAACCTATAAAACCGCGACATGTGTATGTAAATGAATTTAGACGTGTCTCCAACAAAAGGTCTGTACTCGTGATTATGACATTTCAACGACGAAATGATCCAAAACAAAACTTTAACTCGTCTGTTAATCTCTGTTACCGCGTCAAGCTCCGGTCAATGCGGAGAAGTCGTCTCAGAAACAGAAGCCACCcgcctccttcttccttctttctctctcccttccttCACAAGCCCTATATATATAGTCAAACCACACACACTCTTTCCTCTTCATAGCCTTCTTCGTCTCAACGCTTTCTCATTACATCCATCTCCTACGTTTTTCCATTAACAAGCTTCAAGCTTTCCAAGCGGTGATCTTCAACCctcaaaagggagaaaaagaaaagaagatgaagcgaGCCTTCGAAATCACCTTAATATCGGCGGAGAACATACGGCTCAACAAAAAGCCAGTGAAGAACGCGGTCGTGGCGGTCCGAGTGGAGCCCGGCCACGAATGCTTCACCAAACCGGCGCCGGACAAAGGAACAAACCCTCGGTGGAACGAGAATCTCATCGTTGACTTGCCGCTTCATGCGGGCTTCATTACCGTGGAAGTGAAGTGCAGGAGCTCGTCGGGGAGTTACAAGCTCGTCGGCGGAGCGACGGTCCCAGTTTCGGATTTCGCCGGAGATCCTGGCGCACCCAAGCGTGACGTGCATTTTCTGAGTTATAGGTTGAGGGATTCTCATGGCGTGAGGACGGATGGCATCATTAACATTTCAGCGAAAATGGCCGGGCCGGCACCGGCACCGGCACACAGATATGAGTTTCCTCAGCCGCAGATCGGAGTGCCAGTCGGTCATCCAAGGAACATGATGGCGGCTGGCGGGTTAGTGACCGGAGTCCCAGTTTGGTACGCGCAGCCTTGTAAATGTTGAAGCCAAAGCTGACCAAACTAAGTTGACCTTTTCTTTTAGACTGATTTTTAACTAGTGCTAGCCCAACATTGTTAGTAAACACAGTACGTGCAATTGAAAAATTTCGTGGATCGAtactcttttttctcttctcttctggTTTCTCTTGGCTCTCTGCTATACAGTCGTGCTTCATAACTGTTATAGAGAGAGCATCTACTCGCGTACTAATAGAGGCAAAAAGCTTCTGGACTAATTTTCACGCGCAATATAGAGGAAGCTATTTTTAACTTGGCTCGACGCGTTAGGAGTTGAGAACATGCGTCGCCGAAGTCGAACATATGCATCAGGGCACATCAAGGGAGGTGAGACTTGTCTCCGAGCCAATGTCTACATAGATTGGACCAGTCAAAGCCATTGATCATATGAATTTCATGTGAAACTCATATAGATCTCACAAACTATTATTGGTTCTAATTATATATGGCCAGCGGTCCATATTCATTCAAATAGTTTTTCTTTCACGAGACAGTTACAACACGATACAATTAAAGTTATAACACATAGATAATCAAATAGCCAAACAACATTTTACACGCGAATTAAGCTCGTCGCAAAGATTCAGATTTTCTGCATCAAGTGTAGATAATTTCATACCTTAGCTATCCACTCGGATTTTCATTCGCATATCACGCACATAACCTGTCTATTAGATCAACGTAATTTTTCCCCGGTCTTgtttccaacaaaataatacTCTTGTTAACAATATTATTACATGTTCATGcgggttttcataattattCATGCGCAAATTTATTCGGCCATGTGTTGTGTACTCTGTATACAacctcctttctttctttctgttttccCGACAAGGATAGGAACCGAATGCAAATCCCACGCAGAAGCAGAAAATGCTGAAGTTAGCAAGGGTCATGGctgtgaccaaaaaaaaaaaaaaaaaacagggtcATGGCCCCTTAGGTACATTGCTTAGTCTTCTCCGACAACACATTCATTATTGGGGATTGTATCGAAGAAATTCATCATGCAATGCGTCAGAATTTTCAGACGTACATTGAATAATGGTGTCATGTTGGCTGGAGATGATCCCGACATATTGGTTAGGCCACATCAAAAGCGACGCGCCCGCCGGTTGACTCAAAGTCAGTCGATCTCTATTAGCTCGCTTTGCATTGTAGCCGGCGAAGGTCGCCGCTCTCTCGTAGGCCATCGCCGTACGTGGGCGAGGGCTACGAAGCACTCGCGCAAGTGATCGTTTGCCAGATTTGGCGAAGGTAACGCTCGACCAAACCGCGAGGAtggccctcgccggccgcagaaaaaagaaaaataaaaagaaaatagaaaggaaaaataataaaaatactaaaaattataaaatttgttcaCATCAATGCCGCTCGTACTACGTAAGACGACCGGTGATGGCTAGCGTTCACGactaaaattagtcggatggattaaattgatataaatagaaaaggtttagaattaaattagatttagcaatttttttttattttaacttttcccatcttctttttgttgtGACAGCACATGTTCGACAACTCTCTAAAAGCTCAACCATAAGACGTCACTAATAATCTATGCAGATGCTTTCACGTGTCATCATTGCCATGTAATATCTCAACACCCACGACGACGACTTCAAAAGTTTCTCTCTGTGCACGAAGCGACGACCCTGCCTTTTATTAGTCAATCTACGGAACAGCAAATCAACGACCTTGCCCTTTTCTACAAGCACCTTAAGTCTATTAATTCTTATATGAATTTACCAACATTTTCTTATGACTTAATTCGCTTTTATCCCGTTAGGTCACTAGCTAACTTTGATTTACCAACTCTTGTTGTAGCTAATTACCAACTTCAcgtgtctttctttttcaaatgttTCTAACTTCTCTTCGAGTTATCAACTTTTTATTTACCTTGTCTAAAGCTCGCTAAATTTACCGACTCTTTTTACAAATTACCAGCCTTAATCAGAATGATTACCAACTTTCCTCTTATTAAGTTACTAGTTTTGCCTTGCCAACTTCTATATGAGTTAGTTGCTAATATTTATTTGCTGTTTTTTTATATTGCTAGCTTTTCTTCTGGTAGAAGAAAATATTCTCTTTAGGAACTAGTTTAAGGTTAACAACTCTCAACTCTTaagaattgcttataaatatttaTCTTTTCAAAGTTAGCAACTTATATTGAGTGACCATTTATTTGCTTTGCTTACCaccttttttattaaatttatcaaCTATATTCGGAAATTTCTAACCTCAATTACGATGATTACAAACTTTTCTCGGATTGGCCAACTTCTCTCATCGTTTGTCATTGTCTATTTATCTTTCTCACCTACGGGTTCAATTGGTcaatataatataaaattttcagCCTTTATTTGTGGGACTCGTCAGCTTTTGTCATATTCTGTTACCAACTAGTTTTTTGTCATTACCGTAATTTGAGTTGCTTACcaatttatttgtctttcttataTTTATCGACTTTTCAAGTGAGTTACAACTGTTGTTGGCCTTACTTATGAAAAATTTTCTCTCATTAAGTTATTAACAAGCTTAATTTTACCAACACTTACTTGAGATATCCATCAACGTGTTCGATTTTTTCgctttaccaacttttattatatttgacaaaaaaaattcatttatctATTACTAAAATTTATTTACATTACTTTTCAACACCTTAAATTCACAAATTATATGAAactatcaacttttatttaagTAACTTACCAACTATTTTCCGAAGCTGCTAATTTCGGTTACCAACCCTCTCTTTAGTTGCctcatgtttatttattttctcctctcttgcttGCTTTACTGAATAATCATTTGTACGATTAAGAACCAACCAATTTTGAGTTACTAACTCccgtttatgtttttttttttcatcaaaaactcctGTTTATATTACTTACCTACATTTAATACGCTTTTCAAAACTACCAAGTTCTGTTTTATCTTTTACTAACTTATCTTCATTTTTGGCCAACGCCTTAAATTGATCAGTATTATATAGAACTACTAATCTTTATCAaagtaaattaccaacttttttctCTCGATTAAGTAGCCCCATAGAAAAGTGGTAGATTGGGAAAACTACTAACTCAAATCAGAGTAGAGTTGGTATCCGAAAACTATAATTGACAACTTAactggagaaaaattgaaaaatcactCAAGAGGAAGCTAGTAATTTCGTATCAGAGTTAGTAACTGCAAGGCACAATTAAGAAAGGTAAATATACGTTGGTAGAAGATAAGAATGAACGCAGAACGCGTGCTCATGACATGTGAAGGAAAAGCTCAATTGTATGTGGAAACTTCTATAACATCAATGTCGATTTACGGAATCATAATTGGTCGGGTATACCTATTTAATTGCATTTGACCGAGTTGTTTCTCGAAAATAAGGGGTGTCAAAACCGGACCAAAAAATCGAACGGAATTAAGAACCGAACCGAACAATTCGTGGATTACGATTTTCGGTTCcgataatgaaaaaataactattatttttcatttttttacacAATCTATCTCTTCTTCTCACCTCTCTCAAAAGTATTGTCACTAGAAACTCTAGGAGCCGTCTCAGTTCGTGACACTcgcttttctcttctctcttcttcgttCCATCACGACGCCTCATTCTGCAATCGCTCAATCCCCTCCCGAATCCTCCCACATTGCACACGCACTCCCGTTCCGTCGCTTGTCACTCGAATTGAGGATGCCGGTTTCTCGGTATTAAGTAGTGATGGTTGTTTGGTGTttaaaaacaatagaaagaaaCCCAAAGGTGATGGTTTTGTGAATTGGGGGACGAAGGCAAAACCCAATTCGTTTTCCAATAGCCACTAAGGCTGTGAGCTATGgtggataaaagaaaaaaaatgaaaagaaaaagaagaagaagaagaaaaaatcgaatcggattttcggttcggttcatatTTGATTTGAGACGGTACCCGGTTCGGTTCAAGCGTACACCCTCACAGttcgatttttcaagaaaatcaaaccaaaccgTTGACACGAAGGGACATAACACAAGCATGAAGATAGTTTGTTTGTCAAATGGACCACGTGTTTAAGCAGTACGTGAGAAAGCAAGTCATAAAACTCAAACTTGAAGTCACGGTAACATAATGGGCGGGTTATACCCTTAATTAACGGCATTCGAAAATCCAATGTGAGCACTAAGTCCTGCGTCGAGATGACATTAGTATGCTCTCTCGTGCACGGAAACTTGCCTGTAATATCATGAACAAGCACTTGGAGAAACGTTGGAAACATCGAGgggaatattattaaaatgttCGAGGATGTATAGAACTTTCTTCGGGTCAAGCAACCTTATCCATTTGCTTGACGCTGTCGTTTCAAACGGGCTCCGGAATTTACCCGACAcgcaagaaaacattttccccgaaAATTCATCAATTTCTAATTCCAACTAATACCACCAGCACGATTTCAACAATTTGAAACCACTGCATGACCCTCTAGGCGTCAATTTGGTAGAAAATTATACCAAAACGGACCGACTTTGACCCACGTGGTTCTGTGTTCATAACTAGAGTTATACACGTTCCTTGAGACCGAGTAATTCCAtttcttctttagggttttctaaacaagtaaacagaaaaagaggtaaaataccaaaaaaatcctaagcctattgtaattgagccaattcaattctttcttttttttccaattcagtcctaaaccttttgcaattgtgctaattcagtccatttgatcaTCCGGCGCTAACATTGCAAATTGTaaatactattttaatttttttttaaattatttctgcatttttgtttcttttctactttttggGAGGCTACCACCGGCCATGGGTGAGGTCTCGTAGGCCCTTTGCCGGCAGGAGACTAACCAcccaaatccaaaaaaaaaaaagtgaaaaaaataattacaaaataaaatacatattatagtgttattaaaaattagccATGTTAGAGCCAGaaggtcaaatggactgaattggaaaaattgtaaaaggtttaggactgaattggtaaaaaaaaaagatttataaccgaattgacacaattgtaatagattcgGGCTTTTATGGTAattcttcccaaaaaaaaaaagggaaaccaTTTCTAAAAAGTTTCAAGGAGAATATGCCGGTAATATGTTTGTAGCGTATTTCTTATTACTTTATCTCGCTTGTAAGGTCGTCCTCGAGAACATAATACACCAGCTAAAGGGTATAATAGGACAAGTTATTTTAATGAATTAAAATTCGTGTTCCtcaaatccataaaaatattgcaATAAGACtccatttttgtcttttcatctTGTCTTTTCTTTGCGGGGGGTTTTGTCCGAGCTGTTGCCTCTGTCGCTTCGTACGCAGAACACCCTTTTGCATGTCGGAAATTCCCCGAGTAAAACGTAGCATCTTGAGAAAGTTCACGGTGACCCAATTGCTAATTTTTTGCGATTTATTTAATAGGGTTATTAAGAAGGTAAATgcttgattaaaaaataaataaaatcttgCACTCCAAAGCACACGCCATTTGCATAGAAACGCTTGCACGCGTCATCATACTCCACGATGAACAACAATCCACAAACCAAGACCAATCAAAGTCTTCTCTCTTTGCCTCCGCTCCTACCCACAGAAAAGTCAACCGTCGACTCAGTCGAAACGACGAACTCGACCAAAAGAGAAACAACTCATCTCCTTCATCACCCTTTCACATCTGTTTCCTCGGAAACAGGACGCGCCCAGTTATATAAACACCTCAGCTCATGCTTTCATCTTGCACCAAACATCAATCCTTCCTGTCTCATCTTCGCATCCCACGTTCTGATCTTCACGTACTCTTTGAGTGTGGAGCCACGttgcaagagaaagaaaatgaagcgGCGTTTCGAGATCACCGTGATATCCAGCGAAGACCTACGATACCACAAGAAGCCCTTGAAGAACGCCATCGTGGTGGTCCGAGCGGACTCCGACCACCACTGCATGACAAAACCGGCGGCGGAGGACGGAACAAACCCTAGATGGAACGAGAAGCTCTTCTTGGACGTGCCGTTGCATGGGGGGTTCATTACCGTGGAAGTCCATTGCAAGCAGCCGTCGTGGCGCGATCATAAGCTGGTCGGTGGAGTGAGAATACCGGTTTCGGATATTCTTGACGGCCTTACGCCAGAAAATTATGTGCATTTTCTGAGTTATAGGTTGAGGGATAATTACGGTATAAGTAATGGCATTATCAATATTTCGGTGAAATTAACAGCTCCGGCATATGTGATGCCGGAGTCGCAGCCGGAGTTGGGAGTTCCGATGGGTGAAAGAAAGGTGGCTGGTGGAGTATTAGTGACCGGAGTTCCGGTTTGGTTTGCTGAACCATGTAGACATTAAAAAGATACCAAAGTTACCAGTTGGTTGAAAATATATCCTGAATTCCTAATTCTACCGATATTCATATCGCTTGTTGGAAAACTTATTACGATTTGATGTACAATTACCAATGATCCTCCATTTCACAGTTGTGTGTGTTTGGGttaaaattttatatattttgagTTCTTTTGTGAAATTATTTTTGCATTCGTTACTATGTGGTTATGTATATCATCGAGGAAAATACATTGATTTTTTCGTTTAAGCATTGGCGTGGTGCTCGGGCCAGCTTTCGTGTACCTCAATTGATCCATTATTCAGACGATCTTAACGACACAATCTCCCATATCTACGTGATGGATTGAGTATTCTATTCTTGAAGTACTCTCAACAAGATACGAACACAATACCATAAGGAGAGGAGCAAAATCTCTCACCATCTAAGTTAACACCCTAGCAAGATATGAACTCAGTACCATGAGGAGAGGAGAAAAAACAGCGGGCCGCATGCCAAGGAGCTTTGTTTTCATGCATGTGCATGCATTTCGTGGTCGAACTGAACGATGTTTCTGGCCAAAGCTTAAAAGCAAGCTATCTTAAAAAAAGTCGCCaatcatttttttcatgaaaattttatcGACAAGACAAAGGAAGGAGCCCAACTTTTTTAGAATTCTTCCTTTTGAATGAAGCTACAGGTATCAAATTGCATGCCGAGAAGAAACCTCGAAATCGACTCCTCGACTTCCTAAATCACCGTCATTAAGTCAAGCACTTGGATCTACAGCTACAACATTCATAATGCAAGCTGGTCCAGCAGATCACAAGGCTATAGAAGCTAACCATAATTATTTCCGGTACATAGACTATGAATGTATTTTGGCTGTCTGAGAACTCGGCTGTCTTCTTTCCTCGTTGTCTCAGCCTACTAGAAAATCGGTGCATACATGTCTGTACGTTCTACAAACACATGGATCCAATCCACTGTCTTCAATCACTTGGATTCAACTAAACCCATCAAATGGATGAGTCGAGTCGGGTCGAGTCATATATGATCTGCTCTAAATAGACTCATTTAATCCGCTTATAACCCATTTATTATAATGCAAATTTAGTGATCCATATCAAATCCGTATTagcaaaaaatactttcatattttatttaatcTAGAAAAACTCATATCCAAACTAAGATGAGTGTGCGCAGTGGGTGAGCAAGAGATCAAGCgagggcgagagagaatgaagagagattgATACAAGTGAGTTCGGTCTAAGGaagttataaacccatttatgatacATTTACgattcatattatgtttaaatcaatttatgacctatttattgAATAAATCTAACACATATAATAACTCGGCCTAATATttatgggttaagaaatgaaCACATGACGCAATTTGACAGGTCTAAATTCTACTTAGCATAGTTAGATCGTATGGAATTTCTAAAAACCCTCAAAATTATCTCGTGATTCCAATCACTTTATATTTTTGTCTCTTTTGCATATTTCTATTTAATGACGTGGAAGCAACATTTTTTCCCGGAAACTACATGTCCACGGAAAAGAAGCTTCATGAAAATCCTGGGTTGTTAGGTAGAACAAAAGATCTTTCTCCCCCTTACAAAGTCGGGTGCCTGAGCTTGAAGGGACAATTTCGATGAATTTTAACCGGGTTACGATGGTCTGTTTTGTTTTTAACCATCCTTATCCTTGTAGTTCCCGGTATTCACCGCCCCCTAAGATTTGGATCGTGTAAGATGGATTACTCAAGCCGTGTGTTTAAGAattaacttattttattttcaattaattcttGAAGCGCATCGATGTTTTTGGTACATAAAACACGCTTTTCAAGATTAAAATGCTTGTGTAACCACCTACGAAATTACTATCATTACAAAATGATGATAATGGGTACAAATTACTCGCATTACTGTAGGCCCATCAAACGAGTGGGTCGAATCGGGTCGAAAATGTTTCGacctaaattgatcaaatttaacttgttttgtCTCATTTTTATACGATACAAAATTAGTGACACATACCCTATCCAGCCCATAttgccaaaatattttcatatttaactcAATATAGAAAAATCCATACCTAAATTGGGGAGAGAGCTTGGAATAAGCAAAGACAAGATCGAGTGAGAGTGAGAACagtgaagagagagtcatagaaATAGATAAAGCTTAAATAAATGGTAAACCTATCTAAACACGGATATAATTTTGGACTTTACAATTCTAAACCGATTTATGACCTTAAAAGAATTGGaactttgctttttttgtgatttttaaaggtgattcttttttccaaattaacttttttattattatcatttttgctccaaaactgtttcTCGAGAAGAGAATCAGAATtggaatcatttacattactaAACATATTTCCcatcctttttttgtttcgagtaacaaaattaaagaatcatAATCGTTGTCAAGCGGTCCCTAATAGTCGTCTTGGCCTTAGTTCATCTATTCGATGAATGTGGTTtgttataaattaaaaaattaaaatattaaaaacaggaaaagaaaggaaagagaaaatcagATATCACTAATCGATAATCATATCATTTTTTAATCTGTTTTTTTCAATGTTAATGCGAAGGgcgaagtaaaaaaaaaaaaacaaacaaaggacCGAGCCAGAGAAGAAACGGAGTGCGATGATGAACTCCAAGCCATCTCAGTTCCTCGCGACACTTTGAGATCGAGAGAGGAATCCAGAAGAATCGAGTAATGGCAGAGAGGCGTGGCGGAGGATAGGATGTTGTCCTCCGATGGTTCTGTTCGGGTCGGAGCGGATCCAATTGGTCCGGGTCATCGTCCCCGTCGAGTCCCGCTCACCCTCACCTTCTCCTGCCTCGGCGACCTCGGCCTCCTCCGTTTTTGAAGAAGTCCGtactcctcctcttcttcttcctcctgctTCTATTCCTCGCCTTCGATTGGACTGTCTGTTCTCTTTTTTGTATTGCTCGTTCGCTCTTATTTCCCTTCTCCATTTGGATTCCCTTTTTTTGTCCCCGTCCTCGCTGCTGATGGTTTTCGCGATGGGCGATGGTTTTGCTGTCGCCTTCTGTTGTTTGGATGTGATTATTAGGCTTTTGGAAACTTTAGTTGACAACGTTTTAGGAATTCATAATTGTTTGTTTGGAGTCGAATTGAGGCGTTTGATTTGCCGCAATTGCCTCGCTAGTTCATTTGCTGCAGTATCCTGTTGTGTGGCTGAGGCCGTTTGTTCGAGCTGCTCTCGGAAATCCTTACGTTTGGTAGAAATCTTGATTTAGTCAGGGAAACTATTGGAGTAAAATGTGAGTACCGTTATTTCAAACCCGTAAAGAGTTTCTGGATTGTGCACTACTTCATATAGAGAGGGTTACTTGGTAATTGCTTAGAAGTGAAGGAGAACGAAGAGAACAAATAGAAGTTAGAGAAGTTGGTACATCATCCATTGTGATTGAGAAAGGATAACACGAAGCGGGAATGATGTGGATATCACACATGGGCCCTGATATATCCCTTTCCTGCTCCATGGCTGTCCATGAGTATAAAATAGTCTTTAATCATGatttctgagttcttggtatcACGTGTttctgaattttggaaaatggaATCTCATTTGCAGTGAGAATTCTGCGGGAGAATTATTTCCTTCACTTGTTAGACGATATGCAAGCATATCGAGCTTGTATTGCTTGACTTATACATCCACCGTTTTCTTTGGTTCTTTTGGTTATTATAGTGCTGGACAGGCAAATGTGACCATCAATGTTTAGGGTAGACATGTgaccacttttttttattgttgtatTCGAACTTTCAGATATATGTATTTTGATAATTATTTATCCACAGCTTATTATTCTGATAAATTGCCCCTATGCAGACAAAAAGTCCCGTTCCAAAGGTCTTGTGCTGCTCTAGTACAGACGCCTTCGTCATTAACAGTTAAATATCATACTTCTCTACTTTGATTTCCTTCActtcattttgtattttctagcAATTGATGTccgttaaataaaaaatttctgggTTAAGCTGTTAG
This sequence is a window from Rhodamnia argentea isolate NSW1041297 chromosome 3, ASM2092103v1, whole genome shotgun sequence. Protein-coding genes within it:
- the LOC115743183 gene encoding BON1-associated protein 2-like; the protein is MKRRFEITVISSEDLRYHKKPLKNAIVVVRADSDHHCMTKPAAEDGTNPRWNEKLFLDVPLHGGFITVEVHCKQPSWRDHKLVGGVRIPVSDILDGLTPENYVHFLSYRLRDNYGISNGIINISVKLTAPAYVMPESQPELGVPMGERKVAGGVLVTGVPVWFAEPCRH
- the LOC125314416 gene encoding BON1-associated protein 2-like, whose translation is MKRAFEITLISAENIRLNKKPVKNAVVAVRVEPGHECFTKPAPDKGTNPRWNENLIVDLPLHAGFITVEVKCRSSSGSYKLVGGATVPVSDFAGDPGAPKRDVHFLSYRLRDSHGVRTDGIINISAKMAGPAPAPAHRYEFPQPQIGVPVGHPRNMMAAGGLVTGVPVWYAQPCKC